The window GGACTTCGGGCACACCCACCTGCGGGTCGCGGTCGGCAACCTCGCCCACCAGGTGCTCGCCGAGGAGTCCGAGCCGCTGGACGTGGACGCCTCCTCGGCGCAGGGTTTCGACCGCGCGGAGGAACTGGTCAACCGCCTGATCGCGGCCACGGGCGTCGACCGTTCCAAGATCGCCGGCGTGGGTGTCGGCGTACCCGGCCCGATCGACGTGGAGTCCGGCACGCTGGGCTCCACGGCCATCCTGCCGGGCTGGACGGGCGTCAGGCCCGCCGAGGAGCTGCGGGGGCGCCTCGGAGTGCCGGTGCACGTGGACAACGACGCCAACCTCGGCGCTCTGGGCGAGTTGGTCTGGGGCAGCGGCCGGGGCGTGCGCGACCTGGCGTACATCAAGATCGCCAGCGGGGTCGGCGCCGGCCTGGTGATCAGCGGCAGGATCTACCGCGGCCCCGGCGGCACGGCGGGTGAGATCGGGCACATCACGCTCGACGAGTCCGGCCCGGTCTGCCGCTGCGGCAACCGCGGTTGCCTGGAGACCTTCACCGCCGCCGGGTACGTGCTCCCGCTGCTGCGGCCCAGTCACGGCACCGACCTGACCATGGAGGGCGTCGTACGGCTGGCGCGGGAGGGCGATCCGGGCTGCCGCCGGGTGATCGCCGACGTCGGCCGCCACATCGGCAGCGGGGTCGCCAACCTCTGCAACCTGCTCAACCCCAGCCGGGTGGTGCTCGGCGGGGACCTCGCCGAGGCCGGTGAGCTGGTGCTCGGCCCGATCAGGGGGTCGGTCGGGCGGTACGCCATCCCCAGTGCCGCGCGCCAACTCTCCGTGCTTCCCGGCGCGCTTGGCGGCCGCGCCGAAGTACTTGGCGCGCTGGCCCTCGCGTTGAGCGAGATGGGCGATTCAACCCTTTTGGACGGTACACTCAACGCGGCGACTCCTGCCTTCACTTAGAGAACGGATGGCACCGTTGCCATCTCGTTAAGGATTTACTTCTTGACGTCGCACGCGCAGCCGAGTTGACTTCCAGCCACCTCGGCCGCAACGACGCGGCCTCGTCAGGGAGGTTTGAAGAAGTGAACACGCGTATGCGTCGCGCGGCTTTCGCCGTTGCTGCTGGTGCCATGGCCGTCTCGCTCGCCGCCTGTGGCAGCGCCAAGGAGTCCGGTGGCTCCTCGAAGTCGACCGGCAGCGAGAAGAAGGGCGACAACATCACGGTCGGCCTGCTCCTGCCGGAGAACCAGACCGCTCGTTACGAGAAGTTCGACAAGCCGATCATCGAGAAGCAGATCGCGGAGCTGACGAACGGCAAGGGCAAGGTCGAGTACCTCAACGCCAAGGAGGACGCGACCCTCCAGGCGCAGCAGATCGACACGATGATCACCAAGAAGGTCGACGTGCTGATCCTGGACGCGGTCGACTACAAGGCCGTCGCCTCGGGCGTGAAGAGGGCCAAGGAGGCCGGCATCCCGGTCGTCGCCTACGACCGCCTCGCCGAGGGCCCGATCGCCGCCTACACCTCGTTCGACAACGAGGAGGTCGGCAAGGCTCAGGGCGAGGCCCTGCTGAAGGCCATGGGTGACAAGGCCAAGTCCGGCAAGATCGTCATGATGAACGGCGCCGTGACCGACCCGAACGCCGCGCAGTTCAAGAAGGGCGCCCACGCCGCCCTCGACGGCAAGGTGAACGTCGGCAAGGAGTACGACACCAAGCAGTGGAAGGCGGAGAACGCCAACGCCAACATGGAGGGTGCCATCTCCGCCCTCGGCAAGGACAAGATCGTCGGCGTCTACTCCGCCAACGACGGCATGGCGGGCGGCATCATCACCGCGCTCAAGGGCGCGGGCCTCAAGACGCTTCCCCCGGTCACCGGCCAGGACGCCGAACTCGCGGGCGTGCAGCGCATCGTGACCGGCGAGCAGTACATGAGCGTCTTCAAGTCGTACCCTCAGGAGGCCGAGACCGTCGCCAAGATGGCCGTCTCGATCGCCAAGACCGGCAAGCTCGACAGCTCGCTGACGACGAGCACCGTCGACAGCGGTACCGACAAGGGCGTCCCGGCGGTCATCGTCCCCGTCGTCTCGCTGACGAAGGACAACATCAAGGACACGGTCATCGACCAGGGTTACTACACCATCGGCGAGATCTGCACGGCCAAGTACAAGGCCGCCTGCGACAAGATCGGCCTGAAGTAACACCTCCGGGGCCGCCCGAGCGGCGGCCCCGCCGACCTGCACGGGACACCGCGTCCATCGAACACGCGGCCCCGTGTCGGCTCGTCCGGCGCCCTGCCGCCGACAGCCCCGCAGCACAACGGCGGGGCGCCGGACGGAACACCCCCCTCACTCCTCTTGTATCAACCTCCCGCCGGGGTCAGGCTCGGGCGGCGAAGGAGATGGTTCACGTGTCCGCTACGCCCGTGCTGGCGTTGCGCGGGGTCTCCAAGCGATTCGGTGCTGTCCAGGCGCTCACCGACGTAGAGCTTGAGGTCCACGCCGGAGAGGTCGTCGCCCTCGTCGGCGACAACGGCGCCGGAAAGTCCACCCTTGTCAAGACGATCGCCGGCGTGCACCCCATCGATGACGGTGTCATCGAGTGGGAGGGCAACCCCGTCACGGTCAACCGGCCGCACGACTCCCAGAACCTGGGCATCGCGACGGTCTACCAGGACCTGTCCCTGTGCGACAACATCGACGTCGTCGGCAACCTGTTCCTCGGCCGTGAGATCAAGCGCCGCGGTGTCCTGGACGAGGTCGAGATGGAGCGCCGCTCGCGCGATCTGCTCCAGACCCTGTCCATCCGCATCCCCAGCGTGCGCATCCCGATCGCCTCGCTCTCCGGCGGTCAGCGCCAGGTCGTGGCCATCGCCCGCTCCATGCTCGGCGAGCCCAAACTGGTCATCCTCGACGAGCCGACGGCCGCCCTCGGCGTCGAGCAGACCGCCCAGGTCCTCGACCTCGTCGAGCGGCTGCGTGAGCGCGGCCTCGCGGTCATCCTCATCAGCCACAACATGGCGGATGTGAAGGCCGTCGCCGACAAGGTCGCCGTCCTCCGGCTCGGCCGCAACAACGGCGTGTTCGAGGTCGGGACCACCTCGCAGGAAGAAATCATCTCCGCCATCACCGGTGCCACGGACAACGCCGTGACCCGTCGTGCGGCGCGCACCAACGCGGAGGCTCAGAAGTGAGCATCGACAAGTCCCAGGCCGCCCCCGCCGACGCCCCCGTGGACGCGCCCGCCGCCGCGGCCGACGCCGCCCCCGCCGTCGACCCCCGCCTGCTCGTGCGCGAGCAGGGATTCGCCGGCTACATCGGCGAGTTCAAGCGCAAGATGCGCGCCGGCGACCTAGGGGCCATCCCGGTCGTCATCGGCCTCATCGCCATCTGCGCGATCTTCCAGAGCCTCGACTCGGCCTTCCTGGGCGCGGAGAACCTCAACAACATCTTCGTCGCCATGGTGGCCACCGGCATGATGTCGGTCGGCATCATCTTCGTGCTGCTGCTCGGCGAGATCGACCTGTCGGTCGGCTCCGTCTCCGGTGTCTCCTCGGCGATCATGGCCGTGATGAGCATCACCCACGGCGTGAACGAGTGGCTCGCCGTCGTCACCGCCCTCGCGGCCGGCGCGGTCATCGGCGCCCTGCACGGCTTCTTCTTCGCCCGGATCGGTGCGCCCGCGTTCGCGGTGACCCTGGCCGGTCTGCTGTTCTGGAACGGCTTCATGCTCCAGATCCTGGGTTCCAACGGCACGATCAACATCGACGGCGACGGCGTGGTCGGCAAGCTCACCACGTACTACTTCTCGGACGTGGCCGCCGCCTACCTCCTGGCCGTCGTCGCGGTCGCCGGATACTTCCTGTCGGCCTTCCTCGGCAACCGCCGCCGCGAGGCCGCGGGCATCCCGTCCCGCCCGCTGAGCGACATAGTGCTGCGCACCGTGCTGCTCGCGGTCGCCGCGTTCGCCGTGGCGTTCATGTTCAACCAGTACAAGGGTCTTCCGCTCGCGGTGCTGCTCTTCGCGATCGTCCTGGTCGGCAGCGACTTCGTGTTGCGCCGCACCGCGTACGGCCGCAAGGTCTTCGCGCTCGGCGGCAGCGTCGAGGCATCCCGCCGCGCCGGTATCAACGTCACCGCGGTCCGTGTCTCGGTCTTCGCCGTCGCGGGCCTCTTCGCCTCGGTCGGCGGTCTCTTCTGGGCCTCCAAGATCGCGGCCGCCAACCAGAGCGCCGGCTCCGGCGACCTGCTGATGAACGTCATCGCCGCAGCCGTCATCGGCGGCACCAGCCTCTTCGGCGGCCGGGGCCGCACCTGGAACGCGCTGCTGGGTGTGCTCGTGATCACGTCGATCCAGTACGGCCTCGCCCTGCAGGGCATCGCCACCCCGATCCAGTACATGATCACCGGTGGTGTGCTTCTCGCCACGGTCGTCATCGACTCGGTCACCCGCAAGACGCAGAAGTCGGCCGGACGCGCCTGAGCGCCGCCCGCACCAGGACCGTGCCCGGCACCGACGACGGTGCCGGGCACGGCCGTGTCTGACAGTCCTTTCGCTGGGTACCGCCGTTCGCGTGACATACGACCCCCAGCCCGGACACCGGGCGCTCGAACGGAACATTAGACTCGACGAGCCCGGCAACAGCTCGATCAGCTCTACGCAAGGAGGCACGGGTGCCGCTGCTGACCCGCATCAGGGGACCGCGCGATCTGGACCGGCTCAGCCTGGAGGAGCTGGACCAGCTGGCGCAGGAGATCCGGACCTTCCTCGTCACCGAGGTCTCCAAGACCGGCGGCCACCTCGGCCCCAACCTGGGTGTGGTGGAGCTGACCATCGCCCTGCACCGCGTCTTCCAGTCGCCCAAGGACAAGGTGCTGTGGGACACCGGCCACCAGTCCTACGTGCACAAGCTGCTCACCGGCCGCCAGGACTTCTCCAAGCTGAAGATGAAGGGCGGCCTGTCCGGCTACCCCTCGCAGGCCGAGTCCGAGCACGACGTCATCGAGAACAGCCACGCCTCGACCGTGCTGGGCTGGGCCGACGGCATCGCCAAGGCCAACCAGCTCCTTGAGCGGGACAGCCACGTCGCCGCGGTCATCGGTGACGGCGCGCTGACCGGCGGCATGGCCTGGGAGGCGCTGAACAACATCGCCGACGCCAAGGACCGCCCGCTCGTCATCGTCGTCAACGACAACGAGCGCTCCTACGCCCCGACCATCGGCGGCCTCGCCAACCACCTGGCGACCCTGCGCACCACCGACGGCTACGAGCGCTTCCTGGCCCGCACCCGTGAGGTGCTCGAGCGCACCCCGGTCGTCGGCAGACCGCTGTACGAGACCCTGCACGGCGCCAAGAAGGGCCTGAAGGACTTCATCGCCCCGCAGGGCATGTTCGAGGACCTGGGCCTGAAGTACGTGGGCCCCATCGACGGCCACGACATCGAGGCCCTGGAGTCGGCGCTGGCCCGCGCCAAGCGGTTCGGCGGTCCCGTCATCGTGCACTGCCTCACCGAGAAGGGCCGCGGCTACCAGCCCGCCCTCCAGGACGAGGCCGACCGCTTCCACGCCGTGGGGAAGATCCACCCCGACACCGGGCTGCCGATCGCCACCTCCGGCGCCGACTGGACCTCCGTCTTCGGTGACGAGATGGTCAGGCTCGGCAAGGAGCGGAAGGACATCGTCGCCATCACCGCGGCCATGCTCCAGCCGGTCGGCCTGGACAAGTTCGCCAAGGCCTTCCCGGACCGGGTCTACGACGTCGGCATCGCCGAGCAGCACGGCGCCGTGTCCGCGGCCGGCCTCGCCCACGCCGGCGTGCATCCCGTCTTCGCCG of the Streptomyces sp. NBC_01788 genome contains:
- the dxs gene encoding 1-deoxy-D-xylulose-5-phosphate synthase; translated protein: MPLLTRIRGPRDLDRLSLEELDQLAQEIRTFLVTEVSKTGGHLGPNLGVVELTIALHRVFQSPKDKVLWDTGHQSYVHKLLTGRQDFSKLKMKGGLSGYPSQAESEHDVIENSHASTVLGWADGIAKANQLLERDSHVAAVIGDGALTGGMAWEALNNIADAKDRPLVIVVNDNERSYAPTIGGLANHLATLRTTDGYERFLARTREVLERTPVVGRPLYETLHGAKKGLKDFIAPQGMFEDLGLKYVGPIDGHDIEALESALARAKRFGGPVIVHCLTEKGRGYQPALQDEADRFHAVGKIHPDTGLPIATSGADWTSVFGDEMVRLGKERKDIVAITAAMLQPVGLDKFAKAFPDRVYDVGIAEQHGAVSAAGLAHAGVHPVFAVYATFLNRAFDQVLMDVALHKCGVTFVLDRAGVTGTDGASHNGMWDMSILQVVPGLRLAAPRDADQVRAQLREAVEVDDAPTVVRFSKGAVGPAVPAVGRVGGMDVLREPGTETPDVLLVSVGALAPMCLEVATLLDKQGITTTVVDPRWVKPVDDAMAPLAARHRVVVTVEDNSRVGGVGSAIAQALRDAGVDVPLRDFGIPPRFLDHASRNEVLVEIGLTAPDIARQVTGLVSKLDGRFERPEAETGVDAAVQSARD
- a CDS encoding sugar ABC transporter substrate-binding protein encodes the protein MNTRMRRAAFAVAAGAMAVSLAACGSAKESGGSSKSTGSEKKGDNITVGLLLPENQTARYEKFDKPIIEKQIAELTNGKGKVEYLNAKEDATLQAQQIDTMITKKVDVLILDAVDYKAVASGVKRAKEAGIPVVAYDRLAEGPIAAYTSFDNEEVGKAQGEALLKAMGDKAKSGKIVMMNGAVTDPNAAQFKKGAHAALDGKVNVGKEYDTKQWKAENANANMEGAISALGKDKIVGVYSANDGMAGGIITALKGAGLKTLPPVTGQDAELAGVQRIVTGEQYMSVFKSYPQEAETVAKMAVSIAKTGKLDSSLTTSTVDSGTDKGVPAVIVPVVSLTKDNIKDTVIDQGYYTIGEICTAKYKAACDKIGLK
- a CDS encoding sugar ABC transporter permease — its product is MSIDKSQAAPADAPVDAPAAAADAAPAVDPRLLVREQGFAGYIGEFKRKMRAGDLGAIPVVIGLIAICAIFQSLDSAFLGAENLNNIFVAMVATGMMSVGIIFVLLLGEIDLSVGSVSGVSSAIMAVMSITHGVNEWLAVVTALAAGAVIGALHGFFFARIGAPAFAVTLAGLLFWNGFMLQILGSNGTINIDGDGVVGKLTTYYFSDVAAAYLLAVVAVAGYFLSAFLGNRRREAAGIPSRPLSDIVLRTVLLAVAAFAVAFMFNQYKGLPLAVLLFAIVLVGSDFVLRRTAYGRKVFALGGSVEASRRAGINVTAVRVSVFAVAGLFASVGGLFWASKIAAANQSAGSGDLLMNVIAAAVIGGTSLFGGRGRTWNALLGVLVITSIQYGLALQGIATPIQYMITGGVLLATVVIDSVTRKTQKSAGRA
- a CDS encoding ATP-binding cassette domain-containing protein, with translation MVHVSATPVLALRGVSKRFGAVQALTDVELEVHAGEVVALVGDNGAGKSTLVKTIAGVHPIDDGVIEWEGNPVTVNRPHDSQNLGIATVYQDLSLCDNIDVVGNLFLGREIKRRGVLDEVEMERRSRDLLQTLSIRIPSVRIPIASLSGGQRQVVAIARSMLGEPKLVILDEPTAALGVEQTAQVLDLVERLRERGLAVILISHNMADVKAVADKVAVLRLGRNNGVFEVGTTSQEEIISAITGATDNAVTRRAARTNAEAQK
- a CDS encoding ROK family transcriptional regulator, with product METPGSQSSLHRANLERVVRAVRLAGSLTQAEIARTTGLSAATVSNIVRELKDGGTVQVTPTSAGGRRARSVSLSGDAGIVIGVDFGHTHLRVAVGNLAHQVLAEESEPLDVDASSAQGFDRAEELVNRLIAATGVDRSKIAGVGVGVPGPIDVESGTLGSTAILPGWTGVRPAEELRGRLGVPVHVDNDANLGALGELVWGSGRGVRDLAYIKIASGVGAGLVISGRIYRGPGGTAGEIGHITLDESGPVCRCGNRGCLETFTAAGYVLPLLRPSHGTDLTMEGVVRLAREGDPGCRRVIADVGRHIGSGVANLCNLLNPSRVVLGGDLAEAGELVLGPIRGSVGRYAIPSAARQLSVLPGALGGRAEVLGALALALSEMGDSTLLDGTLNAATPAFT